Proteins from one Geomonas agri genomic window:
- a CDS encoding GntR family transcriptional regulator → MKKNVEKHLTLRERILETIRDAIMSGALKPGEKVAEPELAARFGISRTPIREAFRQLESEGYLSVIPRKGALVASFSPKDVEEFYAIKSILEGYAARKACSLLSTREINKLEAINEKLREIAAEGDVRHFFKVHNSFHDLFIKGAGNEKLHDMIAQLLKKFQRLRLASLMKPGRMQLSVEEHEKIIEAFRKRDPVMAEMLVQKNAEYGGKVLIDEDTAAAEAWTSKGLDL, encoded by the coding sequence ATGAAGAAGAACGTTGAGAAGCACCTTACCCTTAGAGAACGGATACTTGAGACGATCCGCGACGCCATCATGTCGGGCGCCCTCAAGCCGGGAGAAAAGGTAGCTGAGCCCGAACTCGCAGCCCGCTTCGGTATCAGCCGCACCCCCATCCGCGAAGCATTCCGCCAGTTGGAGTCTGAAGGGTACCTCTCCGTAATACCGCGCAAAGGAGCGCTTGTAGCCAGTTTCTCGCCGAAAGACGTCGAAGAGTTCTACGCCATCAAGAGCATCCTCGAAGGGTACGCCGCCCGCAAGGCCTGCAGCCTGCTCAGCACCAGGGAAATAAACAAGCTGGAAGCTATCAACGAGAAGCTGCGCGAGATTGCGGCGGAAGGGGATGTGCGCCACTTCTTCAAGGTGCACAACAGCTTCCACGACCTCTTCATCAAGGGTGCCGGTAACGAGAAGCTGCACGACATGATCGCCCAATTGCTCAAGAAGTTCCAGCGGCTGCGCCTAGCCTCCCTCATGAAGCCGGGCCGGATGCAGCTCTCGGTTGAGGAGCACGAGAAGATCATCGAGGCGTTCCGCAAGCGCGATCCGGTCATGGCCGAGATGCTGGTTCAGAAAAATGCCGAGTATGGCGGCAAGGTTCTTATCGACGAAGACACCGCCGCAGCGGAAGCCTGGACCAGCAAGGGTCTCGATCTCTAA
- the selA gene encoding L-seryl-tRNA(Sec) selenium transferase, whose product MIPKVDRVLEWEAVRALLAGHPRELVLKAVRLVLDQLRSGARAGRLSDSAFAEAAVCAEVARELRLLTQPSLKRVINGSGIVIHTNLGRSILPEAAREALNTIAFSYSNLEFNLDEGVRGSRYSHVEALLCELTRAEAAIVVNNNAAAVLLTLSAMAAGREAVVSRGELVEIGGSFRIPEVMKLSGVTLKEVGTTNRTHPKDYLGAVNENTAVFLKVHCSNFAVLGFTKEVTAEEMVELGNQAGVPVLADMGSGNLVDLSNRLPCPEPTVQDFVRAGVDVITFSGDKLLGGPQAGIIVGKKPFIEAMKKHQLLRALRMDKLTLASLEATLALYRDEMVALKEVPTLRMLTATLPDLTARARKIAARLRRRTPDAVSFKLSEGFSQAGGGTLPLLNLPTVLIEVAVEGLTPNDIEARLRGMEIPVIGRINKNAFLLDPRTLQDADLDDLAAALSALAV is encoded by the coding sequence ATGATCCCGAAAGTGGACCGGGTACTGGAATGGGAGGCGGTGCGCGCGCTCTTGGCCGGCCACCCGAGGGAACTGGTCCTCAAGGCGGTCCGCCTGGTGCTCGATCAGCTGCGCTCAGGCGCCCGTGCCGGCCGCCTGAGCGACTCGGCCTTCGCCGAAGCTGCGGTCTGCGCCGAGGTTGCGCGGGAACTGCGGCTGCTGACCCAGCCCAGCCTTAAGCGGGTGATCAACGGCTCCGGCATCGTGATCCACACCAACCTCGGGCGCTCCATCCTCCCCGAGGCGGCGCGCGAGGCGCTGAACACGATCGCCTTTTCCTACTCTAACCTCGAATTCAACCTCGACGAGGGGGTACGCGGCAGCCGCTACAGTCATGTCGAGGCACTCTTGTGCGAGTTGACCCGCGCCGAGGCGGCCATCGTGGTGAATAACAACGCCGCCGCCGTCCTCCTCACCCTGAGCGCCATGGCAGCGGGGCGCGAGGCGGTGGTGTCGCGCGGCGAGCTTGTTGAGATCGGCGGCTCCTTCCGTATCCCCGAGGTTATGAAACTCTCCGGCGTGACCCTGAAGGAAGTCGGCACCACCAACCGGACCCATCCCAAGGATTATCTCGGTGCCGTCAACGAAAACACCGCCGTCTTCCTCAAGGTGCACTGCAGCAACTTCGCCGTGCTCGGCTTCACCAAGGAAGTCACCGCTGAGGAGATGGTCGAACTGGGCAATCAGGCCGGCGTGCCGGTGCTGGCCGACATGGGGAGCGGCAACCTGGTCGACCTTTCCAACCGGCTCCCCTGCCCCGAGCCCACGGTCCAGGATTTCGTCCGCGCCGGCGTCGACGTGATCACCTTCAGCGGCGACAAGTTGCTCGGAGGTCCGCAGGCCGGCATCATCGTGGGCAAGAAGCCCTTCATCGAGGCAATGAAGAAGCACCAGCTACTGCGTGCGCTCAGGATGGACAAGCTCACCCTGGCCAGCCTGGAGGCGACCCTCGCCCTGTACCGTGACGAAATGGTGGCACTCAAGGAAGTGCCGACGCTGCGCATGTTGACCGCCACCCTCCCCGACCTGACCGCGCGGGCCAGGAAGATCGCCGCCCGGTTGCGCCGCCGCACGCCGGACGCCGTCAGCTTCAAGCTCAGCGAGGGATTCTCCCAGGCCGGCGGCGGGACGCTGCCGCTGCTGAACCTCCCCACCGTGCTGATCGAGGTGGCAGTGGAGGGGCTCACTCCCAACGACATCGAGGCAAGGCTCCGTGGCATGGAGATCCCGGTCATCGGGCGCATCAACAAGAACGCCTTCCTGCTCGATCCGCGGACCTTGCAGGACGCCGACCTCGACGACCTCGCTGCCGCCCTGAGCGCGCTCGCGGTCTAA
- the ispD gene encoding 2-C-methyl-D-erythritol 4-phosphate cytidylyltransferase has translation MARTIALIPAAGMGKRMGAGSNKQYLMLDGMPILARTVQTFQEADCIDAIYLVSPEQEIPFCRSEVVERYGFTKVRAIVPGGSERQHSVYNGLRAIEGIQPDDIVLIHDGVRPFVSVQMLEDATAAAREGGACVVAVPVKDTVKVVREGVVTATPPRETLWLAQTPQGFRYDLIRAAHDQAAAEGFLGTDDASLMEWQGQPVRVVQGDYRNIKITTPEDMILAEAFLKEKN, from the coding sequence TTGGCCAGAACAATCGCGCTCATCCCCGCCGCCGGTATGGGCAAGAGGATGGGGGCAGGCTCCAACAAGCAGTACCTCATGCTGGACGGCATGCCGATCCTCGCCCGCACCGTGCAGACCTTCCAGGAAGCCGACTGCATTGACGCGATCTACCTGGTTTCCCCGGAGCAGGAGATCCCGTTTTGCCGCAGCGAGGTCGTCGAACGCTACGGCTTCACAAAGGTACGCGCGATCGTGCCGGGCGGCAGCGAACGGCAGCATTCGGTGTACAACGGGCTGCGCGCCATCGAAGGGATTCAGCCCGACGACATCGTGCTGATCCACGACGGTGTGCGCCCCTTCGTCTCGGTACAGATGCTCGAGGACGCCACCGCTGCAGCCCGCGAGGGTGGCGCCTGCGTAGTCGCGGTTCCCGTGAAAGACACGGTGAAGGTGGTTCGTGAAGGTGTGGTTACCGCCACGCCGCCCCGGGAAACGCTCTGGCTTGCCCAGACCCCGCAAGGCTTCCGCTACGACCTTATCCGCGCCGCCCACGACCAGGCCGCCGCCGAAGGCTTCCTCGGCACCGACGACGCGTCGCTCATGGAATGGCAGGGGCAACCGGTCCGGGTGGTGCAGGGCGACTATCGCAATATCAAGATCACCACGCCGGAGGACATGATCCTCGCCGAGGCGTTTTTGAAGGAGAAGAACTGA
- the ispF gene encoding 2-C-methyl-D-erythritol 2,4-cyclodiphosphate synthase, whose protein sequence is MRIGHGYDVHRLVEGRKLILGGVDVPYVKGLLGHSDADVLLHAISDAILGAIGEGDIGKHFPDTDPAYKGADSRKLLRHVMDLAERKGYQIGNVDATIVAQRPKLAPFIQQMRSNIAETLGTEEDRVNVKATTTEELGFAGRGEGIAAYSVALLAKKA, encoded by the coding sequence ATGCGCATCGGACACGGCTACGACGTACACCGACTTGTGGAGGGGCGCAAACTGATCCTGGGAGGGGTTGATGTCCCGTACGTGAAGGGGCTCCTGGGCCACTCCGACGCGGACGTACTCTTGCACGCCATTTCCGACGCCATCCTGGGCGCCATCGGCGAGGGGGACATCGGCAAGCACTTCCCCGACACGGACCCGGCGTACAAGGGAGCGGACAGCCGCAAGCTCCTGCGTCACGTGATGGATCTCGCGGAGCGCAAGGGGTACCAGATCGGCAACGTCGATGCTACTATCGTGGCGCAGCGCCCCAAGCTCGCCCCCTTCATCCAGCAGATGAGGAGCAACATCGCCGAGACGCTGGGCACCGAGGAAGACCGGGTCAACGTCAAGGCGACCACCACCGAGGAGCTTGGTTTCGCCGGTCGGGGCGAGGGTATCGCCGCATACTCGGTGGCACTTTTGGCGAAAAAAGCGTAA
- a CDS encoding glutamine--tRNA ligase/YqeY domain fusion protein translates to MTTEDTPTVEKAANFIRNIVTDDLKNGKHETIVTRFPPEPNGYLHIGHAKSICLNFGLARDFGGRCHLRFDDTNPTKEDIEYEDSIKENVKWLGFEWGQHMYYASDYFEKFYQYALILIEKGLAYVDSSTADEIRAMRGTLSEPGKESPYRNRSVAENLDLFARMRAGEFEDGSQVLRLKIDMASPNINLRDPVIYRIKKVDHHRTGDAWCIYPMYDYAHCISDAIEGITHSICTLEFEDHRPLYDWVLDQLPVPCHPRQIEFARLNLNYTVMSKRKLLELVQEKLVDGWDDPRMPTLVGIRRRGFTPESIRAFCETIGVGKSDSLIDMSILEDAVREDLNLRAPRAMAVLRPLKVVIEGYPEGQTEEFEAANHPNNPEMGSRMVPFGKTVYIERDDFQEEPAKGFFRMAPGKEVRLRYAYIVKCESVVKDENGEVIEVRCSYDPGSRGGSAPDGRKIKGTIHWVSAEHAINAEVRLYDRLFSTPNPGGKNEPDYRTSINPNSIEVLADCKLEPSLGAATQEDRFQFERLGYFCPDMKDSRPGALVFNRTATLRDSWNDGKK, encoded by the coding sequence ATGACTACAGAAGATACCCCGACCGTCGAAAAGGCGGCCAACTTCATTCGCAACATCGTCACCGACGACTTGAAAAACGGCAAGCACGAGACCATCGTCACCCGCTTTCCGCCCGAGCCCAACGGCTACCTGCACATCGGGCACGCCAAGTCGATCTGCCTCAACTTCGGCCTGGCTCGCGACTTCGGCGGCCGCTGCCACCTCCGTTTCGACGACACCAACCCCACCAAGGAAGACATCGAGTACGAGGACTCCATCAAGGAGAACGTGAAGTGGCTCGGCTTCGAGTGGGGCCAGCACATGTACTACGCCTCGGACTACTTCGAGAAGTTCTACCAGTACGCGCTGATCCTGATCGAGAAGGGGCTGGCCTACGTCGACAGCAGTACCGCTGACGAAATCCGCGCCATGCGCGGCACATTGAGCGAGCCCGGCAAAGAGAGCCCGTACCGCAACCGCAGCGTCGCCGAGAATCTCGACCTCTTCGCCCGCATGCGCGCCGGCGAGTTCGAGGACGGCAGCCAGGTGCTCCGCCTGAAGATCGACATGGCGTCCCCCAACATCAACCTGCGCGACCCGGTTATCTATCGCATCAAGAAGGTTGACCATCATCGGACCGGCGATGCCTGGTGCATCTACCCGATGTACGACTACGCGCACTGCATCTCCGACGCCATCGAAGGGATCACCCACTCCATCTGCACCCTGGAGTTCGAAGATCACCGCCCGCTCTACGACTGGGTGCTGGACCAGCTCCCGGTCCCCTGCCACCCGCGCCAGATCGAGTTCGCGCGCCTGAACCTGAACTACACGGTGATGAGCAAAAGGAAGCTTCTCGAACTGGTCCAGGAGAAGCTCGTGGACGGCTGGGATGACCCGCGCATGCCGACCCTGGTCGGGATCAGGCGCCGTGGCTTCACCCCGGAGTCGATCCGCGCCTTCTGCGAGACCATCGGCGTGGGCAAGAGCGACAGCCTGATCGACATGAGCATCCTTGAGGACGCCGTGCGCGAGGACCTGAACCTGCGTGCCCCGCGTGCCATGGCCGTGCTGCGCCCCCTCAAGGTGGTGATCGAGGGGTACCCAGAAGGTCAGACCGAGGAGTTCGAGGCGGCCAACCACCCGAACAACCCGGAGATGGGAAGCCGCATGGTTCCTTTCGGTAAGACCGTCTATATCGAGCGCGACGATTTTCAGGAGGAGCCGGCCAAAGGGTTCTTCCGCATGGCTCCGGGCAAGGAAGTACGCCTGCGTTACGCCTACATCGTGAAGTGCGAGTCGGTGGTGAAGGACGAGAACGGCGAGGTGATCGAGGTGCGCTGCAGCTACGATCCTGGCTCCCGCGGCGGCAGCGCCCCGGACGGCCGCAAGATCAAGGGGACCATCCACTGGGTCAGCGCCGAGCACGCCATCAACGCCGAGGTGCGCCTCTACGACCGTCTCTTCAGCACCCCTAACCCGGGCGGCAAAAACGAGCCGGACTACCGGACCTCCATCAACCCGAACTCCATCGAGGTGCTCGCCGACTGCAAGCTGGAGCCCTCGCTCGGCGCGGCCACGCAGGAGGATCGCTTCCAGTTCGAGCGCCTGGGCTACTTCTGCCCGGACATGAAGGATTCCCGCCCCGGCGCCCTGGTCTTCAACCGGACCGCGACGCTGCGCGATTCCTGGAACGACGGGAAGAAGTAA
- the cysS gene encoding cysteine--tRNA ligase: protein MALRVYNTLTGSKEEFVPINPGKVGMYVCGVTVYDNCHIGHARANVVFDMIYRYLQAKGLDVTYVRNYTDIDDKIINRANRDGVPYNVISERFIEEFDKDMARLMLQLPTFQPKATEHIPEIIALVERLIEKGYAYASGSDVFFRVDRFAGYLKLSKRNLEDMQAGARIEVDEKKEHPMDFALWKGAKPGEPYWESPWGQGRPGWHIECSAMSSKFLGDTFDIHGGGKDLIFPHHENEIAQSEAASGKPFVKYWLHNGFVNINSEKMSKSLGNFFTIKEVLERYDAEVLRFFLLSAHYRSPIDFSDQNLKEAELGLERIYKALTGIDERLAAGTDHAPTEESAELEEKCGSIANRFSEAMDDDFNTAMALGHLFDLVRNINRALPVSPLELLKRVKQEVAQIAATLGVCDSVPAEFLQRMKDRKTSEMAIPVEEIEALIAERAEARKAKNFKRGDEIRDLLLEKNIVLLDSAQGTTWKVK, encoded by the coding sequence ATGGCTTTACGCGTCTATAACACCCTTACCGGCAGCAAGGAAGAATTCGTACCGATCAACCCCGGCAAGGTCGGCATGTATGTCTGCGGCGTAACGGTCTACGACAACTGCCACATCGGGCACGCCCGCGCCAACGTCGTCTTCGACATGATCTACCGCTACCTGCAGGCCAAGGGGCTCGACGTCACCTACGTCCGCAACTACACCGATATCGATGACAAGATCATCAACCGCGCCAACCGTGACGGCGTACCCTACAACGTGATCTCCGAGCGCTTCATCGAGGAGTTCGACAAGGACATGGCGCGGCTCATGCTGCAACTCCCGACCTTCCAGCCCAAGGCGACCGAGCACATCCCCGAGATCATCGCCCTAGTTGAGCGGCTGATCGAGAAGGGATACGCCTACGCGTCCGGCTCCGACGTCTTCTTCCGCGTCGACCGCTTCGCAGGCTATCTGAAACTCTCCAAGCGGAATCTGGAGGACATGCAGGCCGGCGCGCGCATCGAGGTGGACGAGAAGAAAGAACACCCGATGGACTTTGCGCTCTGGAAAGGCGCCAAGCCGGGCGAGCCGTACTGGGAATCCCCGTGGGGCCAGGGCCGGCCGGGCTGGCACATCGAGTGCTCCGCGATGAGCTCCAAGTTCCTGGGGGATACCTTCGACATCCACGGCGGCGGCAAGGACCTCATCTTCCCGCACCACGAGAACGAGATCGCCCAGTCGGAAGCCGCGTCCGGCAAACCGTTCGTCAAGTACTGGCTGCACAACGGCTTCGTGAACATCAATTCCGAGAAGATGTCCAAGTCGCTGGGCAACTTCTTCACCATCAAGGAAGTCCTCGAGCGCTACGACGCCGAGGTGCTCCGCTTCTTCCTGCTCTCGGCCCACTACCGCTCCCCGATCGACTTCTCGGACCAGAACCTGAAGGAAGCCGAACTCGGCCTCGAAAGGATCTACAAGGCCCTGACCGGCATTGACGAGCGTCTGGCCGCCGGGACCGACCACGCACCCACCGAGGAGAGCGCGGAGCTGGAGGAGAAGTGCGGCAGCATCGCGAACCGCTTCAGCGAGGCGATGGATGACGATTTCAACACGGCGATGGCGCTCGGGCATCTCTTCGACCTGGTGCGCAACATCAACCGCGCGCTGCCGGTCTCCCCGCTGGAACTGCTCAAGCGCGTGAAGCAGGAAGTGGCACAGATCGCCGCGACCCTCGGGGTGTGCGATTCAGTTCCTGCCGAATTCCTGCAGCGCATGAAGGACCGCAAGACCTCGGAGATGGCGATCCCGGTCGAAGAAATAGAAGCCCTGATCGCCGAGCGCGCCGAGGCCCGCAAGGCCAAGAACTTCAAGCGCGGAGACGAGATCAGGGACCTGCTGCTGGAGAAGAACATCGTGCTCCTCGACAGCGCGCAGGGAACCACCTGGAAGGTGAAATAG
- a CDS encoding ribbon-helix-helix protein, CopG family codes for MGRMRENPRYNVISMRISDAERETLEAIMDSTKKSVSDIMREAMELVKARSVELNQKAA; via the coding sequence ATGGGCAGAATGAGAGAGAACCCCAGGTACAATGTCATTTCCATGAGGATCAGCGACGCAGAGCGTGAGACCCTCGAAGCAATCATGGACTCCACCAAGAAAAGCGTTTCCGACATCATGAGGGAAGCGATGGAACTCGTGAAGGCAAGGAGCGTCGAGCTGAACCAGAAGGCGGCCTAG
- a CDS encoding sigma 54-interacting transcriptional regulator produces MYPIVTITDQCRKCYSCVRSCPVKAIKVEKSYTEIIFERCIGCGNCLSNCPQHAKVIADNVVVTEALLTSGDPVVAVLGCSFPAFFHNCSPGQLSAGLRQLGFAEVHEGASGVELIAEEYRNAIEKAELPLISSHCPAVVDLVERHYPQLIENLVGVVTHMVAMGRYLKQVLGEQVKVIYISSCIAGKFEVQADQTKGAVDVLLTYRELESIFKERGIDLGSLQEEPFDGRTPHMGRVFSLSQGSFQAFGINPDPLDTEIVTAEGEVNVMGIIKDLAAGRISPKLVDLRFCYDGCIGGPGRNRDLTEFSRRNMVISHFRSEIPYRVAPHYQKQWDIDFSRTFSDKYAKLPTPKGGDVKKILQATNKFTQKDELNCRTCGYRTCREYAVAVFQGLADLEMCLPHNLQQLEEERGRLIQKYELAKRELDREYGDEFIVGSDSNTLEALDQIKQVGPTPTTVLIRGESGTGKELAARAIHRYSKRNDKPLVTVNCTTITDSLLESELFGHKKGSFTGAITEKKGLFEAADGGTIFLDEIGDITPKLQAELLRVLDLGEVRPVGGTVAHRVDVRLIAATNKSLEDGVRDGWFREDLYYRLNVFSITMPPLRERVESIPQLAHYFLEKARNKLNKHIIGIEERAINAMVKYPWPGNIREMQNVIERAAVLTHDDIIKLGNLPLAFAESYADEGEDVIDLRSFKKEREPHVLRVEKKLIQRYLADAGGNVSKAAQLANIPRRTFYRLLAKHGLKGRTIRAREEEDE; encoded by the coding sequence AACTGCCTGAGCAACTGCCCCCAGCACGCCAAGGTCATCGCGGACAACGTTGTGGTGACAGAGGCACTGCTCACCTCCGGTGATCCGGTAGTGGCCGTTCTGGGCTGCTCGTTCCCCGCCTTCTTTCACAACTGCTCCCCCGGTCAGCTCTCCGCCGGCCTGCGCCAGCTCGGCTTCGCCGAGGTGCACGAGGGTGCAAGCGGCGTGGAACTTATCGCGGAAGAGTACAGAAACGCCATCGAAAAGGCCGAGTTGCCGCTCATCTCCTCCCATTGCCCAGCCGTCGTCGACCTTGTGGAGCGGCACTACCCGCAACTGATCGAAAACCTGGTTGGGGTGGTGACGCACATGGTGGCAATGGGACGCTACCTGAAGCAGGTGCTGGGAGAGCAGGTAAAGGTAATCTACATAAGCTCCTGCATCGCCGGCAAGTTCGAGGTGCAGGCCGATCAGACCAAGGGAGCGGTGGACGTACTGCTTACCTATCGGGAGCTGGAATCGATTTTCAAAGAGCGCGGCATCGACCTGGGCTCCCTTCAGGAGGAGCCCTTTGACGGCCGGACACCGCACATGGGGCGGGTCTTCTCGCTCTCCCAGGGCTCGTTCCAGGCTTTCGGCATCAACCCGGACCCGCTCGATACCGAGATCGTCACCGCCGAGGGCGAGGTGAACGTAATGGGGATCATTAAGGATTTGGCGGCTGGGCGCATCAGCCCCAAGCTGGTTGATCTCCGTTTCTGTTACGACGGTTGCATCGGTGGCCCAGGGAGGAACAGGGACCTCACCGAGTTTTCCAGGCGCAACATGGTCATATCCCATTTCAGGAGCGAAATCCCGTACCGCGTGGCACCGCATTACCAGAAGCAATGGGACATCGATTTCTCCCGCACCTTCTCAGACAAATACGCGAAGCTCCCCACTCCGAAGGGGGGCGACGTCAAGAAGATCCTGCAGGCAACCAACAAGTTCACCCAGAAGGACGAGCTCAACTGTCGCACCTGCGGCTACCGCACCTGCCGCGAGTACGCGGTTGCGGTGTTCCAGGGACTCGCGGACCTGGAGATGTGCCTGCCGCACAACCTGCAGCAGTTGGAGGAGGAGCGCGGCCGGCTTATCCAGAAGTATGAACTGGCCAAAAGGGAGTTGGACCGCGAGTACGGCGACGAGTTTATCGTGGGGAGCGACAGTAACACCCTGGAGGCGCTGGACCAGATCAAGCAGGTGGGGCCGACGCCGACCACGGTGCTGATCCGCGGCGAGTCCGGCACCGGTAAAGAGCTGGCCGCCCGCGCTATCCACCGCTACAGCAAGAGAAACGACAAGCCGCTGGTAACGGTGAACTGCACCACCATCACCGATTCCTTGCTGGAGAGTGAACTGTTCGGCCACAAGAAGGGTTCCTTCACCGGCGCCATCACCGAGAAGAAGGGCCTTTTCGAGGCGGCCGACGGGGGCACCATCTTCCTGGACGAGATCGGTGACATCACCCCCAAGCTGCAGGCGGAGCTGTTGCGCGTGCTCGACCTGGGCGAGGTCCGACCGGTGGGCGGCACGGTGGCACACCGCGTTGACGTCCGCCTGATCGCGGCCACCAACAAGTCCTTGGAAGACGGCGTGCGCGACGGCTGGTTCCGCGAAGACCTCTACTACCGCCTCAACGTCTTCTCGATCACCATGCCGCCGCTGCGGGAGCGGGTGGAGTCGATCCCTCAGCTCGCGCACTACTTCCTGGAGAAGGCGCGCAACAAGCTGAACAAGCACATCATCGGTATCGAGGAGCGCGCCATCAACGCCATGGTGAAATACCCCTGGCCGGGCAACATCAGGGAGATGCAGAACGTCATCGAGCGCGCTGCGGTCCTTACCCACGACGACATCATCAAGCTGGGTAATCTGCCGCTGGCCTTCGCTGAAAGCTACGCTGACGAGGGAGAGGATGTCATCGACCTACGCTCCTTCAAAAAAGAGCGGGAACCGCACGTACTGCGGGTTGAGAAGAAGCTGATCCAGCGCTACCTGGCCGACGCCGGTGGTAATGTGTCAAAAGCGGCACAACTTGCCAACATCCCTAGAAGGACCTTTTATCGTCTTTTAGCCAAGCACGGGTTGAAAGGACGCACAATTCGCGCACGCGAGGAAGAAGATGAGTAA